A single region of the Nitrospira sp. genome encodes:
- a CDS encoding PAS domain S-box protein, with protein MHPLLKRQLNRLGLDDATAPSSLECWQQLLERVSQSYLESDQGRELLERSIALSSREMQELNEQLRRTSESQLAVERDKLQTVLRSIGDGLCVVDGHWNIVLLNPEGERLWGLTEKEVVGRRLHDMISLSYGTKLTEPIFTQILLDDTAQGGSFRTDDGLLTSTTGRSFPVSCVLAPIVQENRSAGAVLVFRDITDRKQAEDIRRHTESLLRRQQSTLLELTRNSIIQSGVLEPALQEITRATAMTLGVSRTSIWILSEGHDSIRCKDLYESSKNSHSSGTELQSADFPEYFRELLSERVIDASDARCDPRTREFTASYLEPLGIGAMLDIPIRFNGKLVGVLCNEHIGPPRPWMLEEQQFGHAIASLVSLALEAVERLHAEGALRKSEGRTRLIIDTALSAVIGMDERGLIIGWNTQAEQIFGWTRQEALGRAMTDTIIPHAHREAHQRGLEQFLKTGDGPILNKRIEITALRRDGTEFPVELAITPLRIENAYTFTAFVVDISERKEAEEALRTSEARLTMTVQGSHIGIWDWNLTTGVIYFSPQWKNQLGYDDTTLPNNFDEWRTRIHPDDQPFVQETIQTCLDGQRSQFELEHRLRHRDGSYRWILSRGSLIRDVYGVTARMVGIHIDTTDRKQAEQELRAAKEAAEAASKAKSEFLANMSHEIRTPMNGVLGTTELLLNSALTDKQRHLASTVHRSGRTLLAIINDILDFSKIEAGKLDLECVDFDLLPVLEESIELFGEAARRKQLRLSQHIADAVPRYLKGDPVRFRQILMNLLSNAMKFTETGGVSLNAEYVEGTTTQALLRFAVTDTGIGIPPAAKSRIFDAFSQADGSTTRRYGGTGLGLSIAKQLVGLMGGTITVESTPGSGSTFAFTTRFDLQPLGSGLSTKLAPYAQWADPLVSPRQTSDIPCPQVTEAGAAAPSPKQSGRILLAEDSPVNREVAVGMLEQLGYEVEVAENGRQAITAAERNQFDIVLMDCQMPEMDGLTATGEIRRRETVSGRRRLPIIALTAHAMQGDREHCLAAGMDDYLSKPFTQMQLQGIVRKWLSHHEPPAQAAQPNATAPGTQSVPPQPTTEPAADPPTASPGMDLKALEGIRALQRPNRPDVLASVLRKYLDNSRESVDALRDAIRANDPMALEAIAHRLKSSSAQLGAIAVAACCKELETMGNRKHLVDADQMFAQLESDYRAACTVFRNEIAKEKQT; from the coding sequence ATGCATCCGTTGCTCAAACGACAGCTGAACCGCCTGGGGCTGGACGATGCAACCGCGCCGTCCTCGCTCGAGTGCTGGCAACAGCTCCTCGAACGGGTCAGCCAGAGTTACCTGGAGTCGGATCAGGGACGCGAACTGCTGGAGCGCTCCATCGCCCTGTCGTCGCGCGAAATGCAGGAGTTGAACGAGCAACTCCGCCGCACGTCCGAAAGCCAGCTCGCCGTGGAACGGGACAAATTGCAGACGGTCCTCCGCTCCATCGGAGACGGGCTCTGCGTCGTCGATGGGCACTGGAACATCGTGCTGCTGAATCCCGAGGGCGAACGGCTGTGGGGTCTGACCGAAAAAGAGGTCGTCGGTCGCCGGCTACACGACATGATCTCCTTGTCCTACGGCACGAAGCTTACGGAACCGATCTTCACCCAGATTCTGCTGGATGATACTGCCCAGGGAGGCTCGTTCCGGACCGATGACGGGCTGCTGACCTCGACCACCGGGCGCTCGTTTCCGGTGTCGTGTGTCTTGGCACCAATCGTCCAGGAGAACCGCTCGGCTGGAGCCGTGCTCGTGTTTCGCGACATTACGGACCGCAAACAGGCGGAGGACATCCGTCGTCATACGGAGAGTTTGCTTCGGCGACAACAGAGCACCCTCCTTGAGCTGACACGCAACAGCATCATTCAGAGCGGCGTTCTGGAACCGGCGTTGCAGGAAATTACCCGCGCGACGGCGATGACCCTCGGAGTGAGCCGAACCAGCATCTGGATCTTGAGTGAAGGCCACGACTCAATCCGATGCAAGGATCTCTATGAATCGTCGAAGAACAGCCACTCCTCGGGAACTGAGCTCCAATCGGCCGACTTTCCCGAATACTTCCGGGAACTTCTTTCCGAGCGCGTGATCGATGCCTCGGATGCCAGATGCGACCCTCGCACCCGTGAGTTCACCGCCAGCTATCTCGAGCCCCTCGGAATCGGCGCCATGCTGGACATTCCAATTCGCTTTAATGGCAAACTCGTCGGGGTGCTCTGCAACGAGCATATCGGCCCACCCCGCCCCTGGATGCTGGAGGAACAGCAGTTCGGCCATGCGATCGCCTCTCTGGTATCCCTGGCGCTCGAAGCCGTCGAACGTCTTCACGCAGAAGGAGCGCTGCGCAAGAGCGAAGGCCGGACGAGATTGATCATCGACACCGCACTAAGCGCGGTGATTGGGATGGACGAGCGAGGCCTTATCATCGGCTGGAATACGCAGGCCGAGCAGATCTTCGGCTGGACCCGCCAGGAGGCCCTCGGCCGTGCGATGACAGACACCATCATTCCGCATGCGCACCGCGAGGCCCACCAACGCGGGCTTGAGCAGTTCCTCAAGACCGGTGACGGCCCGATCTTGAACAAACGAATCGAGATCACGGCGCTGCGACGCGACGGCACAGAGTTCCCGGTCGAGCTGGCCATTACCCCGCTCCGTATCGAGAATGCCTATACCTTCACCGCCTTCGTGGTGGATATTTCAGAACGAAAAGAGGCGGAAGAGGCCTTGCGCACGAGCGAAGCACGGTTGACGATGACCGTGCAGGGCTCGCACATCGGGATCTGGGACTGGAACCTCACCACAGGCGTGATCTATTTCTCTCCGCAATGGAAGAACCAGCTCGGCTATGACGACACCACGCTCCCCAATAACTTCGACGAGTGGCGGACGCGGATCCATCCTGACGACCAACCATTCGTGCAGGAAACCATCCAGACCTGTCTGGATGGCCAACGATCCCAGTTCGAACTTGAACATCGTCTTCGACATCGAGACGGCTCTTATCGATGGATCCTGTCTCGCGGCAGTCTGATTCGAGATGTTTATGGCGTAACCGCGCGCATGGTCGGCATCCACATCGATACCACCGACCGTAAACAGGCTGAGCAGGAGCTCCGTGCCGCGAAGGAAGCCGCAGAGGCCGCCAGCAAAGCGAAGAGCGAGTTTCTGGCCAATATGAGTCACGAAATCCGCACTCCCATGAACGGAGTATTGGGCACAACCGAACTGCTGCTCAACAGTGCGCTGACGGACAAACAACGCCATCTCGCATCGACCGTGCATCGATCCGGAAGAACGCTGCTGGCCATCATCAACGACATTCTGGACTTTTCAAAAATCGAAGCCGGGAAACTCGATTTGGAATGCGTCGACTTCGACCTGCTCCCGGTGCTCGAGGAATCGATCGAGTTGTTCGGTGAAGCGGCCCGCCGGAAACAGCTTCGCCTTTCTCAACACATCGCCGACGCGGTCCCGCGCTACCTCAAGGGCGACCCGGTTCGGTTCCGCCAGATCCTCATGAATCTGCTGAGCAACGCGATGAAATTCACCGAAACTGGGGGCGTCTCGTTGAACGCCGAGTATGTAGAAGGAACCACCACCCAGGCCCTGCTGCGCTTCGCCGTGACCGACACCGGCATCGGCATTCCGCCGGCCGCCAAATCACGCATCTTCGACGCCTTCTCTCAGGCGGACGGGTCGACTACCCGACGATACGGCGGGACCGGACTGGGCCTCTCTATTGCCAAGCAGCTGGTCGGCCTCATGGGTGGGACCATCACCGTGGAAAGCACACCGGGAAGCGGCTCGACCTTCGCGTTTACGACCCGCTTCGATCTGCAACCCCTGGGATCCGGACTCTCAACGAAGCTCGCGCCGTATGCGCAATGGGCAGATCCCCTCGTCTCGCCCAGACAAACGAGCGACATTCCCTGCCCCCAGGTAACTGAAGCGGGAGCAGCAGCACCGAGCCCCAAACAGAGCGGGCGCATTCTGCTGGCCGAAGACAGTCCCGTCAATCGCGAAGTGGCCGTCGGCATGTTGGAGCAACTGGGCTATGAAGTCGAGGTGGCGGAAAACGGCCGGCAGGCCATCACGGCCGCCGAACGCAACCAGTTCGACATCGTGCTGATGGACTGCCAGATGCCTGAAATGGACGGGCTCACGGCCACCGGAGAAATTCGCCGTCGCGAAACAGTCTCCGGTCGGCGTCGACTACCCATCATTGCCTTGACGGCGCATGCCATGCAGGGAGACCGCGAACACTGCCTCGCCGCCGGCATGGACGATTATCTGAGCAAACCATTCACCCAGATGCAGTTGCAGGGAATCGTCCGTAAATGGCTGAGTCACCATGAGCCTCCCGCGCAGGCCGCACAGCCGAACGCGACAGCTCCCGGAACTCAATCCGTGCCCCCTCAACCCACGACTGAGCCGGCAGCGGACCCCCCAACTGCATCGCCAGGCATGGACCTCAAGGCCCTGGAGGGCATCCGTGCGTTGCAACGTCCCAACCGGCCGGACGTGCTGGCCTCCGTGCTTCGCAAGTATCTCGACAATTCGCGAGAAAGCGTGGACGCACTACGTGACGCCATCCGCGCCAACGACCCGATGGCCCTGGAAGCAATCGCGCATCGCCTCAAATCTAGCAGCGCGCAACTCGGCGCCATTGCGGTGGCCGCCTGCTGCAAAGAGCTCGAAACCATGGGGAACAGAAAACATCTCGTCGATGCCGACCAGATGTTTGCCCAGTTGGAATCCGACTATCGCGCCGCTTGTACCGTCTTTCGAAATGAGATCGCCAAGGAGAAGCAGACATGA
- a CDS encoding FIST C-terminal domain-containing protein, whose translation MHVTTSSIKSGDSFSPASLSALDSEGTLVLLFGAPDLIDAPHRIREVVDACPRSHVMGCSTAGEIHGGEISDDSIAVAAVRFDHTPIRTAHAAVHSPNDSYAAGRAIATQLKQPSLRGVLVLSDGLNVNGSELVKGLNDTLGEAVVVTGGLAGDGTHFKRTWVLKDRTPQSGYVTAVGFYGDHVRLGHGSKGGWDKFGPERLVTKSTGNILYELDGRPALQLYKEYLGDRATGLPATGLLFPLAIRTSQAEGKVLVRTILAVDEATQSMTFAGDIPEGVFAQLMRANFDRLIQGASEAATLTFDHHNGSHSDSPTLSIAISCVGRRLVLGERTEEEIEATLEILPKGSQQIGFYSYGEISPYKSGACDLHNQTMTLTTITEH comes from the coding sequence ATGCATGTCACTACATCCTCGATCAAATCCGGCGACTCCTTCTCTCCGGCGTCGCTCTCCGCATTGGATTCGGAAGGAACCCTCGTCCTGCTCTTCGGGGCTCCTGACTTGATCGACGCTCCCCATCGCATCCGCGAAGTGGTCGACGCCTGTCCCCGGAGTCACGTGATGGGCTGTTCGACGGCAGGCGAAATTCACGGAGGCGAAATTTCCGATGACAGCATAGCCGTCGCCGCCGTGCGCTTCGACCACACCCCGATCCGCACGGCCCACGCAGCAGTACACTCCCCAAACGATTCGTACGCCGCCGGACGCGCAATCGCCACACAGCTCAAACAACCCTCGCTCCGAGGCGTCCTGGTCCTCTCCGACGGCCTCAATGTCAATGGCAGCGAACTCGTGAAAGGGCTGAATGACACGCTGGGAGAGGCTGTTGTCGTCACGGGCGGGCTGGCGGGCGATGGGACTCACTTCAAACGAACATGGGTATTGAAAGATCGCACGCCCCAAAGCGGCTACGTGACGGCCGTCGGATTTTATGGCGACCACGTCCGGCTCGGACATGGCTCAAAGGGTGGCTGGGATAAATTCGGCCCGGAACGGCTGGTCACCAAATCCACCGGCAACATTCTCTACGAGCTAGACGGCCGTCCCGCACTGCAACTCTACAAAGAGTATCTGGGAGATCGCGCCACCGGCTTGCCCGCCACTGGACTCCTGTTCCCTCTCGCAATCAGAACCTCCCAAGCGGAGGGAAAAGTCCTGGTCCGCACCATTCTGGCCGTGGACGAAGCCACCCAATCCATGACGTTTGCCGGAGACATTCCCGAAGGGGTCTTCGCGCAGCTGATGCGCGCGAATTTCGATCGGCTGATTCAGGGCGCATCCGAAGCCGCCACGCTCACGTTCGATCACCACAACGGTTCACACTCCGATTCGCCGACGCTCTCCATCGCCATCAGCTGTGTCGGCCGGCGCCTGGTGCTTGGCGAGCGGACCGAAGAGGAAATCGAAGCCACACTAGAGATTCTGCCGAAAGGCAGCCAGCAAATCGGCTTTTACTCCTATGGCGAAATCTCGCCCTACAAGAGCGGCGCCTGCGATCTGCATAACCAAACCATGACGCTCACGACCATTACCGAGCACTAA
- a CDS encoding PAS domain S-box protein, with amino-acid sequence MGSLFMDLLAGLPKGEALAEPAWNSRHRGILSILWLHVPGVPMFGAYMGASPSLYLGGGALLAGIAVAARLSVVCRRLQSAIATCGLMTASALLVHLAGGQTELHFHFFVMMSVIVLYQDWLPFLVGLQFIILDHGVVGTLMPDMVYGHTGGQTHPWTWALIHGGFILAQCAALLYFWRVNELAQDEVRESEARTRMIIETALDAVITTDATGTINGWNTQAELMFDVPRTEAIGKPLTTYVSASAPATGSAPLTPYTGLVPGAILNRRSEMLGHTSQGRSFPVEIAMSCLAVGGTQQFTIFVQDISERKQQEERLRRAKEAAETASLAKSQFLANMSHEIRTPMNGVLGMTELLLTTPLNDKQRRYADTVHNSGTNLLHIINDILDFSKIEAGRLVLEYIPFGLRQLLTETIGLYHEQAQKKGLALSVTIAPDIPDMVHGDPHRLRQILTNLVGNALKFTERGNVAVSVRPDDGDPREVRIEVTDTGIGIPLHAQEKIFDSFSQADGSMTRKYGGTGLGLAIVKQLVGMMGGRLGLTSTPGQGTTFWFTLSLDRNSSSDTASQPHRSDETTLTTATRQKPGN; translated from the coding sequence ATGGGCTCTTTGTTTATGGATCTTCTGGCAGGCCTGCCGAAGGGAGAGGCTCTGGCCGAACCGGCCTGGAACTCCCGTCACCGGGGCATTCTTTCGATCCTCTGGCTCCACGTGCCGGGAGTGCCGATGTTCGGTGCCTACATGGGAGCAAGTCCCAGCCTCTATCTCGGAGGGGGAGCGCTGCTCGCAGGTATCGCCGTCGCCGCACGGCTATCGGTTGTCTGCCGTCGCCTCCAGTCTGCCATTGCCACCTGCGGACTGATGACCGCCTCGGCCCTCCTCGTTCACCTCGCTGGGGGCCAAACCGAACTGCACTTTCATTTCTTCGTGATGATGTCTGTGATTGTGTTGTACCAGGATTGGCTTCCGTTTCTCGTCGGGCTCCAATTTATCATCCTCGATCACGGAGTGGTGGGCACGCTCATGCCCGACATGGTGTACGGCCATACGGGCGGGCAAACACACCCCTGGACCTGGGCCTTGATCCATGGCGGTTTCATCCTCGCCCAATGTGCGGCTCTGCTCTACTTCTGGCGGGTCAATGAACTCGCACAAGACGAGGTCCGGGAAAGCGAGGCCAGAACTCGCATGATCATCGAAACCGCCCTCGACGCCGTCATCACGACGGATGCCACGGGGACCATCAACGGATGGAACACCCAGGCTGAGTTGATGTTTGACGTCCCGCGAACCGAGGCGATCGGAAAGCCCCTGACCACCTACGTATCCGCCTCAGCCCCCGCAACCGGATCCGCCCCCCTTACACCGTACACGGGGTTAGTCCCCGGAGCCATTCTCAACCGGCGCAGTGAAATGCTGGGCCACACTTCTCAGGGGAGAAGTTTTCCCGTGGAAATCGCCATGAGCTGTCTGGCCGTCGGTGGGACGCAGCAGTTCACCATCTTCGTGCAGGACATTTCCGAGCGAAAGCAGCAGGAAGAACGCCTCCGTCGCGCGAAGGAGGCCGCCGAGACTGCCAGCCTGGCCAAGTCCCAATTCCTGGCCAACATGAGCCATGAAATTCGAACCCCCATGAACGGCGTCCTCGGGATGACCGAACTCCTCCTGACGACCCCGCTGAACGACAAACAACGCCGATACGCCGACACCGTGCACAATTCGGGCACCAATCTGTTGCACATCATCAATGACATTCTGGATTTCTCCAAGATCGAAGCCGGCCGCCTGGTCTTGGAATACATCCCCTTCGGTCTCCGCCAGCTACTCACCGAAACCATCGGGCTCTATCACGAGCAGGCTCAAAAAAAGGGACTGGCGCTGAGCGTCACCATTGCACCGGACATTCCCGACATGGTCCACGGCGATCCGCACCGGCTCCGCCAGATTCTGACCAACCTGGTCGGCAACGCCCTCAAATTCACCGAGAGGGGAAATGTGGCGGTCTCCGTGCGCCCGGACGACGGTGATCCGAGAGAGGTCCGCATTGAGGTAACCGATACGGGCATCGGCATTCCGCTGCATGCTCAGGAAAAGATTTTCGATTCCTTCTCGCAGGCGGACGGATCGATGACGAGAAAATACGGCGGAACCGGACTCGGGCTCGCCATCGTGAAGCAACTGGTCGGCATGATGGGTGGACGACTCGGCCTCACCAGCACACCCGGACAAGGCACGACCTTCTGGTTCACGCTCTCCCTTGACAGGAACAGCTCATCCGATACGGCGTCGCAGCCGCACCGCTCCGATGAGACCACCCTCACGACGGCCACACGGCAGAAACCGGGCAACTAG
- the folD gene encoding bifunctional methylenetetrahydrofolate dehydrogenase/methenyltetrahydrofolate cyclohydrolase FolD has product MAARIIDGKALAQQVRERLAVESAAVLAKTGVKPGLATILVGDDPASHVYVRNKQKACELAGIYVDDHKLPASTTQAELLALIEKKNADPKIHGILVQLPLPKHIESRVVLEAVSPNKDADGFHPYNFGRLVEGNPVFEACTPKGVIKMIESTGVSIEGKRAVVVGRSNIVGKPLALMLLQRNATVTICHSKTKDLAAVCREADLLLVAIGKAKFVTADMVREGAVVIDVGTNKLPDGKLCGDVDFEPVSHKAGWISPVPGGVGPMTIAMLLDNTVESAKRMAGMK; this is encoded by the coding sequence GTGGCAGCTCGAATTATCGATGGAAAAGCGTTGGCACAGCAAGTCCGGGAACGACTGGCTGTAGAGTCGGCCGCGGTGCTGGCCAAAACAGGAGTCAAGCCTGGACTGGCGACGATTTTGGTGGGAGACGATCCTGCGTCGCACGTGTACGTCAGGAATAAACAGAAGGCCTGCGAATTGGCAGGGATCTATGTGGACGATCACAAATTGCCGGCTAGCACGACGCAAGCAGAGCTGCTGGCATTGATCGAAAAGAAGAACGCCGATCCGAAGATTCACGGCATCCTGGTCCAGCTGCCGCTGCCCAAGCACATCGAGAGCCGCGTGGTACTGGAGGCGGTCTCGCCGAATAAGGATGCCGACGGGTTTCACCCCTACAACTTCGGACGGTTGGTCGAAGGCAACCCGGTCTTCGAAGCCTGTACGCCGAAGGGGGTCATCAAGATGATCGAATCGACCGGCGTGTCGATCGAAGGCAAGCGCGCCGTGGTCGTCGGACGGAGCAATATCGTCGGCAAACCGTTGGCGCTGATGTTGCTCCAACGCAATGCCACCGTTACGATTTGCCATTCGAAGACGAAGGACCTTGCGGCGGTCTGCCGTGAGGCCGATCTGCTGTTGGTGGCGATCGGGAAAGCCAAGTTCGTGACGGCGGATATGGTGCGAGAGGGTGCGGTCGTGATCGACGTGGGCACCAACAAGCTGCCGGACGGCAAGCTCTGCGGCGACGTGGATTTCGAGCCGGTCAGCCACAAGGCCGGGTGGATCAGCCCGGTTCCCGGCGGAGTCGGGCCGATGACGATTGCGATGTTGCTCGACAATACGGTTGAATCTGCTAAGAGAATGGCAGGGATGAAATAG
- a CDS encoding methylenetetrahydrofolate reductase produces the protein MSREPRRLKDVLAQGQFAVTVEYNPPKGTNLTHVVESAKALVGRVHGVNVTDNTAAIVRAGSLPVCRVLYELGHDPVMQLTCRDRNRIAMQSDLMGAHILGIRNILCLTGDYPTVGDHKEAKPVYDLDSVQVMQLVTGLNNGKDYAGNKLDGSTAFTIGGAVTPEADPLGPMLVKFEVKVRAGAEFFQTQAIYQPEQFKKFMEAVRPFKVKVLAGILLLRSAKMAEFMNANIPGVCVPQDMIDEMRAAGDKRALDAGVEIAVRTIKAVRPYCDGVHIMAIKSTERLPEILTKAELG, from the coding sequence ATGAGCCGAGAGCCGCGGCGACTCAAAGACGTATTGGCCCAGGGACAATTTGCCGTGACGGTGGAGTATAACCCGCCGAAGGGCACGAACCTGACCCATGTGGTGGAAAGTGCCAAGGCGCTCGTCGGACGCGTGCATGGGGTGAACGTCACCGACAACACGGCCGCGATCGTGCGTGCCGGGTCCTTGCCGGTCTGCCGTGTGTTGTATGAGTTGGGGCATGACCCGGTGATGCAGCTGACCTGTCGGGACCGTAATCGGATCGCGATGCAATCCGATCTCATGGGGGCGCACATTCTGGGCATCCGGAACATCCTCTGTCTGACCGGAGACTATCCCACCGTAGGCGACCATAAAGAAGCCAAGCCGGTGTACGACCTGGATTCTGTTCAGGTCATGCAGCTGGTCACGGGATTGAATAACGGGAAGGACTATGCGGGCAACAAGCTCGACGGGTCCACCGCTTTTACGATCGGCGGGGCCGTGACTCCCGAAGCCGATCCGCTCGGCCCGATGTTGGTCAAGTTCGAGGTCAAAGTGCGGGCGGGCGCGGAGTTCTTTCAAACCCAGGCGATTTATCAGCCGGAGCAGTTCAAGAAATTCATGGAGGCGGTGCGTCCCTTCAAGGTCAAGGTGCTGGCCGGAATTCTGTTGCTCCGTAGCGCGAAGATGGCAGAATTCATGAACGCCAACATTCCCGGCGTCTGTGTGCCGCAGGACATGATCGACGAAATGCGCGCGGCGGGGGACAAGCGGGCCCTCGATGCCGGTGTTGAGATTGCCGTGCGCACCATCAAAGCCGTGCGGCCGTACTGCGACGGAGTGCACATCATGGCGATCAAGTCGACGGAGCGGCTGCCGGAAATTCTTACGAAAGCAGAGCTCGGGTGA
- the panB gene encoding 3-methyl-2-oxobutanoate hydroxymethyltransferase, with protein sequence MTVPDLQKCKRDRRKITVVTAYDALFARIVEEAGIDVILVGDSLGVVVQGKSNTLSVTMEEMLYHTKLVAGATQRSLVIGDMPFLSYQVSQEEALRNAGRFIQAGAHAVKLEGGAAVADRVSAIVKIGVPVMGHLGMTPQSVHQYGGYKVQGKGKDRAQQLLEDAQALEAAGAIGIVLEAIPAGLAKTVTEALTIPTIGIGAGPHCDGQVLVLYDLLGLFDEFVPKFVKPYAHLKVDALQALRRYKDEVEQGTFPSDSESYH encoded by the coding sequence ATGACCGTCCCGGACTTGCAGAAGTGCAAGCGCGACAGACGGAAGATCACGGTCGTCACCGCGTACGACGCGTTGTTTGCGCGCATCGTCGAAGAGGCGGGCATCGACGTGATCCTGGTGGGCGATTCCCTGGGGGTGGTGGTACAGGGCAAGTCCAACACCCTCTCAGTCACGATGGAGGAGATGCTGTACCATACCAAACTGGTGGCCGGAGCGACTCAGCGGTCGTTGGTCATCGGCGATATGCCGTTCCTGTCCTACCAGGTCAGCCAGGAGGAGGCACTTCGAAACGCCGGCCGGTTCATTCAGGCCGGAGCCCATGCCGTGAAGCTGGAAGGGGGAGCTGCGGTTGCGGACCGTGTGTCGGCGATCGTGAAAATTGGTGTCCCGGTGATGGGGCACCTCGGGATGACGCCGCAATCGGTTCATCAGTACGGCGGGTATAAGGTTCAGGGAAAGGGCAAGGATCGGGCGCAGCAACTGCTTGAAGACGCGCAGGCGTTGGAAGCGGCCGGGGCCATAGGGATCGTGCTGGAAGCGATTCCCGCGGGGTTGGCCAAGACCGTGACGGAGGCACTCACGATTCCGACGATCGGCATCGGGGCCGGCCCGCATTGCGATGGTCAGGTGCTGGTGTTGTACGACCTGCTGGGTCTCTTCGATGAGTTTGTGCCGAAGTTCGTCAAACCCTACGCGCATCTCAAGGTCGATGCTCTGCAGGCTCTCCGCCGGTACAAGGATGAGGTTGAGCAGGGCACCTTCCCGTCCGATTCTGAAAGTTATCACTAG
- a CDS encoding DUF309 domain-containing protein, translating into METNEHPLTVDWPRYNSRALPTYRFLPGLTPHPRRDPLGHSFAEPEPRPRPFEPHQWSNSEDYLYAVDLYNFGYWWESHEVLEGLWHACGRRTTAGNYFQALIQLAAAHLKRALGNEAAVRKLAHSGLLRLQNSPASYMGLDTVTFADDVTMWMGDTSRPAVRIRLEHCGNGPSVNKAP; encoded by the coding sequence GTGGAGACAAATGAGCACCCGCTCACGGTCGATTGGCCCCGCTACAATAGCAGGGCGCTGCCGACCTACCGATTCCTCCCGGGCCTGACTCCACATCCACGCCGCGATCCACTGGGGCATTCCTTCGCAGAGCCGGAGCCACGCCCGCGCCCGTTTGAACCGCACCAATGGTCGAATTCAGAAGACTATTTGTATGCGGTCGATCTCTATAACTTCGGGTACTGGTGGGAATCGCACGAAGTGTTGGAGGGGTTGTGGCACGCGTGCGGACGCAGAACGACGGCGGGCAACTACTTCCAAGCCCTCATTCAACTCGCCGCCGCCCATCTCAAACGCGCGCTCGGCAATGAGGCAGCCGTGCGCAAGCTTGCCCATAGCGGGCTCCTGCGCCTGCAGAACAGTCCCGCCTCCTACATGGGGCTTGATACCGTCACATTCGCCGATGACGTCACAATGTGGATGGGGGACACCAGCCGGCCAGCCGTGCGTATTCGATTGGAGCACTGTGGCAACGGGCCATCAGTGAACAAGGCCCCCTGA